A region of Athene noctua unplaced genomic scaffold, bAthNoc1.hap1.1 HAP1_HAP1_scaffold_159, whole genome shotgun sequence DNA encodes the following proteins:
- the LOC141955355 gene encoding kinesin-like protein KIF18B isoform X3: MLGSEESPGIMYLTMVELYKRIEARKEEKSCEVLVSYQEVYNEQIHDLLEPKGPLAIREDPEKGVVVQGLSFHQPASAEQLLEMLANGNRNRTQHPTDANSTSSRSHAIFQIYVKQQDCTGGLAGDLRVAKMSLIDLAGSERASVANTKGERLREGANINRSLLALINVINALAEAKSRKSHIPYRDSKLTRLLKDSIGGHCRTIMIAAVSPSVLAYEDTYNTLKYAGRAKEIKVSLKSNVTSSDGHVSKYAVTCERLRAEVADLRAKLRVYEDAARESQNQALAPLAPSGFPEGLPRLEEAVPQTSVAQRGSDGEQQELGAGQSVGMPMELEEEAPEERPPSSPRAAHQTDVQLEGKTPRCLLQGLSGSRAETLLAAVLNVARKQYALLKAAALLTPAMVSEFEDLERLVSQEAGVSGEQATSAKGAAEIGGASPAQRMQQGCEAQVSVAVPSTPGMSGTVQRLQDLAAPCSPTSVAPGPIKRRGTTTSHMSPVSSAAQNRRTLPAVPVHNLNETFEVSNSSGSPSVAEAAASSLPEFSIWESVQSHLNKQDGPVVPQACAPVSAVKGSSIPRPSVVSKAPAQKRRRVESAAPPTLGGLQSCSTPRSAQPSRAPPLPGRRLGKPSARSTTGCKSVPCGRAGTKRALDQPPSGSEHPAGPLSWKGSRRTTKELVALGSAPPAPTPQPMKLLC; this comes from the exons atgctgggctcggaggaaagccctggcatcatgtacctcaccatggtggagctgtacaagaggatcgaggccaggaaagaggagaagagctgtgaggtgctcgtctcctaccaggag gtgtacaacgaacagattcatgacctgctggagcccaagggccctctggccatccgggaggatcctgagaaaggagtcgtggttcagggtctctccttccaccag cccgcgtcggcagagcagctgctggagatgttggccAACGGCAACAGGAACCGGACGCAGCATCCCACCGACGCCAACAGCACCTCCTCCCGCTCGCACGCCATCTTCCAG atctacgtgaagcagcaggactgcactggcggcctcgctggcgacctgcgagtggccaagatgagcctgatcgacctggcaggctcggagcgagcttcggtcgccaacaccaagggagagcggctccgggagggcgccaacatcaaccgctcgctgctggccctcatcaacgtcatcaacgccttggctgaggcaaag agcaggaaaagccacatcccgtaccgggacagcaagctcacacgcctgctgaaggactccatcggcggccactgccgcaccatcatgatcgccgccgtgagtccctccgtcctggcctacgaggacacctacaacaccctcaagtacgccggccgggccaaggagatcaaggtgtcg ctgaagagcaacgTGACCAGCTCTGACGGCCACGTTAGTAAATACGCCGTCACCTGCGAGCGGCTGAGAGCGGAG GTGGCAGATCTGCGGGCGAAGCTCCGGGTCTATGAGGACGCTGCCCGGGAgtcacagaaccaggctctggcgccgctggctccctccggcttcccagaggggctgcccag gttggaggaagctgtcccacagaccagcgtggctcagagggggagtgatggagagcagcaggagctgggagctggacagtctgttgggatgccaatggagctggaggaggag gctccagaggaaaggcctcccagcagccccagagcagcccaccagacagacgtccagctggaagggaagacaccaaggtgccttctgcaggggttgtctggcagccgggcagagac gctcctggctgccgtcctgaacgtTGCCCGAAAGCAATACGCCCTCCTGAAGGCTGCCgccctcctcactcctgccatgGTCTCCGAATTTGAGGACCTGGAGCGCCTGGTCAGTCAGGAGGCTGGTGTAAGCGGGGAGCAAGCCACGTCTGCAAAGGGAGCCGCAGAGATCggtggggccagccctgcccagaggatgcagcagggctgtgagg cccaggtgtctgtcgccgtgcccagcacccccgggatgagtggcaccgtgcagcgcttgcaggacctcgctgccccctgcagccccacgtcgGTGGCTCCTGGCCCGATTAAGAGGAGGGGGACTACAACAAGTCACATGTCCCCGGTGTCATCGGCTGCCCAAAACCGCCgcacgctgcctgctgtgcccgtTCACAACCTGAACGAGACTTTTGAGGTCTCCAACAGCAGTGGTTCACCCAgcgtggccgaggcagctgcctccagcctgccagaattctccatctgggagagcgtccagagccacctaaacaagcaggacggccccgtcgtgcccca AGCCTGTGCCCCGGTGTCTGCCGTGAAgggttcctccatccccaggccctCCGTGGTCTCCAAAGCCCCTGCGCAGAAGCGGAGGCGAGTGGAGAG cgctgctccccccaccctgggtgggctccagagctgcagcaccccgagatctgcgcagccctcccgcgcccctccgctcccgggcaggcgcctggggaaaccctctgcccgcagcaccacgggctgcaagagcgttccctgcggcagggcaggcaccaagcgggcgctggaccagcccccttccgggtcag agcatcctgcgggccctctctcctggaagggcagcagaaggaccaccaaagagctcgtggccctgggcagtgccccccctgctcccaccccccagccaatgAAGCTCTTATGCtga